ACTTGGCGATGGCACCCACGGGCGTGGACTTGGACGACTGTCCACCGGTGTTGGAGTACACCTCGGTGTCGAGCACAAGGATGTTGACGTCCTTGCCGCTGGCGATGACGTGGTCGAGACCGCCGTAACCGATGTCGTACGAGGCACCGTCGCCACCGATGATCCACTGGCTGCGCTTGATGAGGTATTGGGTCAAGCCCTTCAGCTCCTTGCATACGGAGCAATCGGCCTCCTTGATGCCACGATCGATCATGACCTCAAGTTGCGGAGCCAACTCCTTCGTCTTATCGGCATCGAACATGTTGTCGATCCATGCCTGCATCAGCTCTTTGGCTTCAGCCGGAGTGTGTTCGTTCTCGATAGCTTGCTTGAAGAGCTTCACTATGCGCTCACGCATCTTCTCGTTGGCCAGCTCCATGCCGAGGCCGAACTCGCAGAAGTCCTCGAAGAGGGAGTTGGCCCAAGCCGGACCGCGGCCCATGTCGTTCTTCGTGTAGGGCGTGGAGGGGACGGAGCCGGAGTAGATCGAGGAGCAACCCGTAGCGTTGGCCACCATCTCGCGGTCGCCATAGAGCTGGGTGACGAGCTTCACGTAGGGCGTCTCGCCGCAACCGGCACAGGCTCCGGAGAACTCGAAGAGCGGCGTGGCGAACTGTGAGTTCTTGGCGTTGGCCTTGGTGTCGACCAGATGCTGCTTCGTCTTGACGTGATCTACGCAGTAGTTCCAGTTTGGCACCTGATCCATCTGCGTCTCGAGGTGCTTCATGCCGAGCGCCTTCTCGCCCTTCTTGCCCGGGCAGACATCGACGCAGTTGCTGCAGCCGGTGCAGTCGAGCACATCGACCTGGATGCGGAAGTTCATGCCCGCAAACGTCTTACCCTGTGCCTTGAGCTGGGGGAAGTTGGCGCCCTTCTGTTCCTCTTCGTCAAGCACGAAGGGACGGATGGCAGCGTGGGGGCAGACGTAGGCGCACTGGTTGCACTGGATGCAGTTGTCCATGTTCCACTCGGGGACGAAGGTGGCTACACCGCGCTTCTCGTAGTAAGCCGTGCCTTGCATCCAGGTGCCGTCCTCCCTGCCTTTGAAGGCCGATACGGGCAGCTGGTCGCCGTCCTGAGCGTTGATGGTGCGTACCACTTCGTTGATGAAGGCCGGGGCGCTGTTTGCAGCGCGCGGATCGTCGGGCAGGTCGGCCCAAGCGGGATCTACGGTAAGCTGCTTGTACTCGCCTCCACGATCTACGGCGGCGTAGTTCTTATTCACCACGTCCTCACCCTTGCGGCCGTACGACTTGACGATGAACTTCTTCATCTGCTCCACAGCCAGATCAACGGGGATGACGCCCGTGATGCGGAAGAAGGCCGACTGGAGGATGGTGTTCGTGCGGTTGCCGAGGCCGATCTGCTGGGCGATCTCGGTGGCGTTCATGTAGTAGACCGTGATGTTGTTCTTGGCGAAGTACTTCTTCACCTTCACGGGCAGGTTGCGCACCAGATCGTCGCCCTCCCAGATGGTGTTGAGCAGGAAGGAGCCGTTCTTGCGGAGACCGCGGGTCACGTCGTACATGTGCAGATAGGCCTGCACGTGGCACGCCACGAAGTTGGGCGTGTTCACCAGATAGGTCGAGCGGATCGGGTGATCGCCGAAGCGGAGGTGCGAGCAGGTGAATCCGCCCGACTTCTTAGAGTCGTAAGAGAAGTAGGCCTGGCAATACTTATCGGTGTTGTCGCCGATGATCTTCACCGAGTTCTTGTTGGCACCCACCGTACCGTCGGCACCGAGGCCATAGAACTTGGCTTCGAACATGCCTTCGCCACCGAGTGCGATCTCTTCCTTCATCGGCAGCGAGGTGAAGGTGACGTCGTCCACGATGCCGACCGTGAAGTGGTTCTTGGGCTCGTTGAGGGCGAGGTTTTCGAAGACGGAAATGATCTGTGCCGGCGTCGTGTCCTTCGAGCTGAGGCCGTAGCGTCCACCGACGATGATCGGGGCATTCTCGCGGCCATAGAAGCAGTCCTTGACGTCGAGGTAGAGCGGCTCGCCATTGGCGCCCGGCTCCTTCGTACGGTCGAGCACGGCGATGCGCTTAACCGTCTTCGGCACTGCAGCCAAGAAGTGCTTAGCCGAGAACGGACGATAGAGGTGTACGGCCACCATGCCGACCTTCTCGCCGTTGGCTACGAGGTGATCGATGGCCTCACGCGCGGCTTCCGTCACGGAGCCCATGGCGATGATGACGCGGTCTGCATCTTCGGCGCCGTAGTAATTGAAGAGGCCGTATTTGCGACCGGTGAGCTTGTAGATCTCTTCCATGTATTCCTCCACGATGGCGGGCACTTCGTCGTAGAAGCGATTGCCAGCCTCGCGGTGCTGGAAGAAGTGGTCGGGGTTCTCAGCCATACCGCGCGCCACGGGGTTCATCGGGTTCAGGGCGCGGGCGCGGAACTCGGCCAGGGCCTTTTGATCGATGAGCGGAGCGAGATCCTCGTTGTCGAGCTTCTCGATCTTCTGGATCTCGTGCGAGGTGCGGAAGCCGTCGAAGAAGCTGACGAACGGGACGCGTGACTTGATCGTGGCCAGGTGTGCCACACCGGCCAAGTCCATCACCTCCTGCACGGAGCCTTCGGCCAGCATGGCGAAGCCCGTCTGGCGTACGGCCATCACGTCCTGGTGGTCGCCGAAGATGGAGAGGGCGTGCGAGGCCAGGGTACGTGCGGAAACGTGGAAGACGCAGGGCAGGAACTCGCCCGCGATCTTGTACATGTTCGGGATCATGAGCAGCAATCCCTGTGAGGCCGTATAGGTGGAGGTCAGCGCACCGGCCTGCAGCGATCCGTGCACGGCGCCAGCGGCTCCGCCTTCAGACTGCATCTCTTGCACCAATACGGTTTCGCCGAAGATGTTCTTCCGCCCAGCGGCGGCCCATTCATCGACGTATTCGGCCATCGTCGACGACGGTGTGATGGGGTAAATGGCAGCCACTTCGGAAAACATATACGAGATATGCGCCGCGGCTTGATTACCGTCACAGGTCAAAAATTTCTTTTCTCGTGCCATAACTATCTGTTGTTTGATGTGTGTAACATTCTGATTGCTTGTATGTGGATATTTAGTCAGTGGAGATTGTATCAGTATAAGAAGCCGAACATCCATAGGGGGATGCAGTTCGGCTCGTCGAGGGGAGGCTCCACCTCGTCGACGGCGTAGTAGAAGTCGGGGCTGACTTTCCAGCGCGCCTCGGGGTAGGAGACCCGGAAGAGGTAGCGATCGTTGACCAGGAAGCTGTTGTGCCTGTCGTAAGCATTCACGCGATTGTCCTTCAGGAGTTGGTTGAAGAAGAAGGCCTCGTTGACGGTGCGCTCGTCCTGCGTCTGACGGTTCATGACGTGCAGCAGGTTCGGGTTGTAGAGGTAGGCGTAGACGGGCTTTTGGGGGAACTCCTCGCCGCGGGGGTAGAGGAGGGTGATCATGCGGGCGTCCTTGAGGTATTTGAGGTAGTTCATCACGGTGGCGCGTGAGGTGCCGATGTCCTTGCTGAGCTGACTGATGTTGAGCGTGCAGGGCTCGTTTTGCGAAATCAGGTAGAGCAGGCGGCGCAGTTTGGGCAGGTAGCGCTGCTCGATCTGGCGGATGTAGAGCACGTCGACCTCGAGGGTCATGTTCATCATCTTGAGCAGGTTCTCGGAATAGTTGCGCTTCTCGAGGAAGAAGGGGTAGAAGCCGTGATGAAGGTAGTCGTGGAAATACTCGCCGGGGTTGACCTGGTCGCAGATGTCGCGGGCGATGAGATAGCGATCGCGCATGAGCATATCGAAGCTGAAGGGTTGCAGGTCGAGGCCGGTCTTGAGGTTGAGGTATTCGCGGAAGGAGAAGCCGCGCAGGTAGTAAGGCGCCACGATGTCGCCCACCTCGTGGTTCTCCTCCTTGATGCGCATGACGGACGATCCGGTGAAGACGATCCGCAAGTTGGTGTAATGATCGTAGCAGTACCGCAGTTCGCGCGACCAGTTGGGATACTTGAAGATCTGATCGATGAGGAGCACCTTGCCTCCAGCGGCGTAAAATTCGCCGGCGAAGTCCGTGAGGGTGCGTTCGGTGAAGATGAAGTTGTTCAGGTTGACGTACAGGCATTCGCGGCCATCGGGGGCGAAGTATTCGCGAGCGTAAGAGAGCAGAAACGTCGTCTTACCAATCTCACGGCAGCCCTTGATCCCGATCAGGCGCTGACTCCAGTCCACCTCGTCCATTAGGCCGCGGCGCACAGGTGTCCCCAGATGCGTCACCAGATATTTGTGCGTTCGATAGAATGCCTCCATAAGTCAGTTCAAATTTCCGCGGGCAAAGATAGGATTTGCGCGTAAAAACACCATCAAAAATGCAAACTGTAGATTGCAATTTTGCGCTTCCCGTTCGGTTTTCGACCCCTGATTCGTGTTTACGATCGCGCCAAAATATGCTCCTGATCGTATGACGTAAGATTCGATTCAAATCCAAATGGATCCACGCGGCCATGCTTGCCATCTCATCTGAATAGACTTTGTGTTTGATCAGATCGCATGAGATCCATCAATCTTCAAATTTGAATGTGACCAGATAGTATGCAATCTGGTATGATTCAAATCAGATACGGGTCAGATGGCGTGCAATCTGAGCTGATATAAAATTGTTTTGCTTCGGATTGCATGCGATTCGATGTGATTCAAATCGGATACGGGTCAGATGGCGTGCAATCTGAGCTGATACAAAATTGTTTCACTTCGGATTGCATGCCATTTGTAGTGATTCAAATCGGATATGAATTAGATGGCGTGCAATCCGATCCGATACAAAATTGTTTCGCTTCGGATTGCATGCGATTCGGCGTAAAACAAAAAGGATTCAAGACGCACAGCAGGTGATCCGTCTTGAATCCAATTCTCGAGATGTTGTTGTGGGGCTTCGGAGGTCAGTCGCCGGTGAACGTGTCGACAAGTACTTCGCGATAGGCGTTGAAGATTTTCGACTTGGAGACAAAGCCGATGTAGGTGCCTTCGGTGTCGACGACGGGCAGGTTCCAGGCCTTGGTGTCGTCGAAAATGTGCATGATTTTCTCCATCGGCATGTCGTTGACAATGCGCGCGGGGGGCGAGACCATGAAGCGCGAGACGCGGAAACGCTCGTACAGCTCGGGGCGGAACATGATGTTGCGGATGTTGTCCACCAGCACGATGCCCAGCAGCACGCCTTCGGTGTTGACCACGGGGAACATGCTGCGGGAGCTCTTGGCGATGGCCTCCTTGACGACGTCGCCGAGGCTCATATCGGGGCGGACGGCGATGAAGTCCGTTTCGATCACACTGCCGACGTTCATGAGCGTCAGCACGGCCTTGTCCTTATGGTGCGTCAGGAGTTCGCCCTTTTGGGCCAAACGCATGGTGTAGAGGCTGTGGGGCTCGAAGGCGCGGATGGTGACGTAGGAGCCGATGGAGGTGATCATCAGCGGCAGGAAGAGGTTGTAGCCGCCGGTCAGCTCGGCGATGAGGAAGACGCCCGTCAGGGGGGCGTGCATGACGGCGGACATGGTGCCGGCCATGCCCATGAGGGCGAAATTCTTTTCGGGCAGGTCGACCGGCAGGCCGAAGAAGTTGAGGATGTGCGAGAAAAAGAAGCCCGCGATGCAGCCGATGTAGAGGCTCGGGGCGAAGACGCCACCGCATCCGCCGCCGCCGTTGGTGGCCGCCGAGGCGAAGACTTTCGTGAGGAGGATGAGGCCGAGGAAGATGACGATGCCCCAATAGCCATTCTCCATGCCGAGGAAGGGGCTTTGGTCCATGAGGTGGATAAAGTCGCCGTTGAGCAGGGTCTCGATCGTGTCGTAGCCCTCGCCGTAGAGTGGGGGGAAAAGGAAGATGAGGATACTGAGCATGGCCGCGCCGAGGATGAAGCGTTGCCAGCGGTGCGAGAGGCCGGCGTAGATCCCTTCGACGCGCAGCATGGCACGGGTGAAGTAGAGCGAGACGAGTCCGCAGAAGATGCCCAGCAAGAGGACGTAGGGGATGCGCTCCATGACGAACTCCTCGGTCTGCGAAAACTGGAACATGGCCTCGGTGCCGGAGAAGACGTACGACATCGTGGCGGCCGTGACGGACGAGATGAGCAGGGGCAAGACGGACGTCATCGTCAAGTCGAGCATGAGCACCTCGATGACGAAGACCAATCCGGCGATCGGAGCCTTGAAGATACCCGCCACGGCGCCCGCGGCACCACAGCCGACGAGTAGCATGAGCGTTTTCTGCTCCATGCGGAAGAGTCGGCCGAGGTTCGACCCGATGGCAGCGCCAGTGAGCACGATGGGCGCCTCGGCCCCGACCGATCCGCCGAATCCGATCGTCAGCGAACTGGCCACGAGCGAGCTCCACATGTTGTGCGGCTTGATGCGGCTCTTGCGCTGTGAGATGGCATAGAGGATCTTGGTGACGCCGTGGCTGATGTCGTCGCGGACGACGTAATAGACGAAGACTCCGGCCAGCAGGATGCCGATGATGGGGTAAAGGAGCAGCCAATAGTTGGCTCCCTCGCGGATGTTGGCCCAGAGCAACTGCTGGATGGTGTGGATAAGGAACTTCAGCAGTAGGGAGGCCGTAGCGGCACCGATACCGACCAGGAAACTGATGATGAGAATGAAGTTGCGCTCCCGAATGTGGCGTTCGCGCCAGAGCAGGAAGCGATAGAAGCGGTTTTCGTTTGTCATGTGGTTCGTGTGTTTCATACGCCCTTGCCCGTGACCACCGTCCTGACCGTATAAATAAGGATAGTCAGGTCCAGGGCGAGGGACATATTTTCGTAATAGAGGATATCGTAGTCGAGGCGCTCGATCATCTTTTCCACCGTGTCGGCATAGCCATACTTGACCATGCCCCAGGAGGTGATGCCGGGGCGAACGTTGTGCAATAAATAGAAGTAGGGCGCAGTGCGGACGATGCGGTCGATGTAGTACCGCTGCTCAGGCCGTGGCCCGACGAGCGACATGTCGCCAATGAGCACGTTCCAGAACTGCGGCAGCTCGTCCAGCCGATATTTACGGAGGAAACCGCCGAAGGGCGTCACGCGGTCGTCGTCCTGTTGAGTCAGCTGATGGCCGTCACGATCGGCACCGACGTACATCGTGCGGAACTTGTAGATCGTGAAGGGTCGGCCACCGCGCCCGATGCGCTCCTGCCGAAACAGTACGGGGCCGGGCGAGCTACGCTTGACGCCGATAGCCAGGTAGGCGTAGACGGGCGAGAGCAGCAGGAGAGCGATAGCGGAAACGATCTTATCGGCCAACCATTTGAGGTTCTTACCCGCCTCGGAGAAGTTGTTGTCCGTGGCGTCGATCAGGGGGATGCCGTGGATGGTCCGCGCACCGACACGCCCCAGCGGACTGTTCTTGGCCGCCCAGATCTTCACGGGGCACTTATAGCGGTAGAGTGAGTAGAGAATGTGCACGGCGTCGGCGTCGCCCCCCGGCTCCACGACGAGCGCCAGCTCATGTGCGGTCCGTGAGGCCATCAGCGCGGGCAAGTCACTAATACAGCCCAGCGTTTCCTGCACACCCTCCGCCGTCGACGGTTGGCCGACGAACCCTTCCACCCGATAGCCCAACCGTTCCAGATCGCGCCGTGCCTCCGGGGCGTGCTGACCCGTTCCGATGACTAAGACATCCGTCACCCACAGTCCGCGGCGTACCATCCGCAGAGCATGATTCGTGATCATGTTGCGCCCGAGGTAGGTCAGGACGAATTGCAGCGCGCAGTAGGTGAAGAAGATGATATAGTAAACGTCGAACGAACGCGGGAGGTCGTTGAGGATGACCACGAAAAAGATGACGACGCACCCTAGCCCGACGCTCACGAAGGTGGTGAAGGCCTCCTCGATACGCGACTTGCCGAAGGGCCGATTGTAGTAACCCGAAAGGAAATAGAGGGCCAGCCAGAAGAAGGGTACGATAAGCTGCACCTGAATGACTTGCCGATAGCCGAGGAAGTCGGCCAGCGTACCGAAGTCGTAGCGGGCCACCTCGTGAAAGCGTACCACGTTGAGCACAGCCCACGCTACGGCCGCGGTGACGAAGTCGGACGACAGATAGAGGAGACGTTGGCGGCGGCGGTTCATCATCACTCGCGTATGACTTGAATGGTTCCGTCGGCGCCTAATCGGATGATGCCCGAGGGACGTGCTGTGGAGCGATCCGTGCGCCGATAATGGACGACGTAGTCCACGCCGCGGATGATCTCCTGGCAGACCTCGTCGTAGCATCCGGGCGCGGCTTGTCCGCTGAGGTTGGCTGAGGTCGACACGATGGGACGGCGAAAGCGTTCACAGAGCGCATGTGAGAATCGTTCGCGGGTGACGCGTATGCCCACCGAGCCGTCTGGGCCGAGCAGCGACGGCGCGAGGTTCCGTCCGTGGGGATAGATGATCGTCAGCGGACGTTCGGAGAGCTCGATGAGGTCCCAGGCGATGTCGGGGATGGCGTCGACGTACCCCATCACTCGTCCCGGGCTGTCAGCGAGGGTCAACATGGCTTTGTGATCGGCGCGCCGCTTGAGCGCATAAACCCGTCGGACGGCCTCATCGGAGGTCGCATCACAGCCTATGCCCCAGATCGTGTCGGTGGGATAAAGGATCAGTCCGCCTTCGCGCAGTGTGCGCACACATGCCGTGAGATCGGCCTGCAACAGTTCGTTATCGTTTATTGAGTGCATAATCCATGTGGTTCTGTAATTGGATCACAAAGGAATACCGAAAAGTGTAAACACCGCCCCCGACTGACACTTCCGCCCGACCATTCTGAGGACGGCCCACCCCAATCCGACCCCGGAGGTGGGGCCTGCGCAGGGGCGGACTGCCTCCGCCGAATCGACAGATTGACCCCGCTTGATGGGGACTTAAGCCGCCGCATTGTGCGTGCAAGGTCTGTGGACGGATGAGAGGGACAGGCGTCGGTTGCGGGGTGATCCGTCGATCGGGAGGGCGAGCGGTGCCAGGCGGGCTATACATATATATAATAGGTATAGGGAGGCGGACTCAGTCGGCGGATGGGGGCAGCGGCTGAGGTGGTGTTCCCTACGAATGCGCACGGGGTGTCAGCCGACCGGAAGGGTTGCCACACCGTATGCCCCGAGGTGACTCCACGTACCAAACGACGCTTTCTCGCCACCCGACGGGACAGGTATTCACGGAGCAGACTTGGTCGTCGGATTTCGTTTTTTGCCCCGCGCCCTACCTTTGCCAGCCGTCGGGACGCCCGATTGTCAATCATTCCTCACGCACTATACATATTCTATATGCCCCGCATCACCCCTGTCCTCCTCGCGCTCCTTGTGCTGGCTTCGTGCAGCACGACGCGCTATGTGGGCGAAGGCGAATACTTGCTTGACCGCGTACGCGTGGAAGCAGATTACTCGCCCATCCCCACCTCCGAACTGAAGTCCTACCTCCACCAGCATCCCAATCAAAAGATCTTCGGCCTACTCAAATGGCCGCTCTACGTCTATGACTGGTCCAGCGACCGTGGCCGTTGGTCAGACCGACTGCTGCGCCGCATGGGCGAGGCTCCTGTGATCATGGATACGTCACTCATCGTCCTCTCGCGCGACGAGCTCCGGCGCTACATGGTGAACAAGGGGTTCGTGCAGGCTGCGGTGGACTATGCGATCGACACCTCGCGCAGCCGACGCGCCACGGTCCGTTACCGCATTCGCTCCGGCGCACCGTATCTGATTGCCAGTTATCGCCTCGAACCGGGTGACGATCGGATGGACTCTTTGCTACGCACCGAGCCGACGCCCATCCGAGTCGGACAACGATTCGACCGCGATGAGCTAGAACAGGAGCGCCAACGCATCACGTCGCTTATGCGTCGGAACGGATATTTTGCCTTTCACCGCGATTATATCTACTTCTCGGCCGACAGCTCCGTCCCGGAGCGCGTCGATTTGGTTATGCGCATCCGGCCCGTCCGCATCGCCACGGACTCCTTACCGATCGAGCACCCGCACCGACTCTATTGCGTCGACTCGGTGCGTATCCTGGTGGACAGCAGGACACACCTTACAGATTCATCGACCCT
The sequence above is drawn from the Tannerella serpentiformis genome and encodes:
- a CDS encoding ATP-binding protein, yielding MEAFYRTHKYLVTHLGTPVRRGLMDEVDWSQRLIGIKGCREIGKTTFLLSYAREYFAPDGRECLYVNLNNFIFTERTLTDFAGEFYAAGGKVLLIDQIFKYPNWSRELRYCYDHYTNLRIVFTGSSVMRIKEENHEVGDIVAPYYLRGFSFREYLNLKTGLDLQPFSFDMLMRDRYLIARDICDQVNPGEYFHDYLHHGFYPFFLEKRNYSENLLKMMNMTLEVDVLYIRQIEQRYLPKLRRLLYLISQNEPCTLNISQLSKDIGTSRATVMNYLKYLKDARMITLLYPRGEEFPQKPVYAYLYNPNLLHVMNRQTQDERTVNEAFFFNQLLKDNRVNAYDRHNSFLVNDRYLFRVSYPEARWKVSPDFYYAVDEVEPPLDEPNCIPLWMFGFLY
- a CDS encoding L-threonylcarbamoyladenylate synthase — protein: MQADLTACVRTLREGGLILYPTDTIWGIGCDATSDEAVRRVYALKRRADHKAMLTLADSPGRVMGYVDAIPDIAWDLIELSERPLTIIYPHGRNLAPSLLGPDGSVGIRVTRERFSHALCERFRRPIVSTSANLSGQAAPGCYDEVCQEIIRGVDYVVHYRRTDRSTARPSGIIRLGADGTIQVIRE
- a CDS encoding chloride channel protein; the encoded protein is MTNENRFYRFLLWRERHIRERNFILIISFLVGIGAATASLLLKFLIHTIQQLLWANIREGANYWLLLYPIIGILLAGVFVYYVVRDDISHGVTKILYAISQRKSRIKPHNMWSSLVASSLTIGFGGSVGAEAPIVLTGAAIGSNLGRLFRMEQKTLMLLVGCGAAGAVAGIFKAPIAGLVFVIEVLMLDLTMTSVLPLLISSVTAATMSYVFSGTEAMFQFSQTEEFVMERIPYVLLLGIFCGLVSLYFTRAMLRVEGIYAGLSHRWQRFILGAAMLSILIFLFPPLYGEGYDTIETLLNGDFIHLMDQSPFLGMENGYWGIVIFLGLILLTKVFASAATNGGGGCGGVFAPSLYIGCIAGFFFSHILNFFGLPVDLPEKNFALMGMAGTMSAVMHAPLTGVFLIAELTGGYNLFLPLMITSIGSYVTIRAFEPHSLYTMRLAQKGELLTHHKDKAVLTLMNVGSVIETDFIAVRPDMSLGDVVKEAIAKSSRSMFPVVNTEGVLLGIVLVDNIRNIMFRPELYERFRVSRFMVSPPARIVNDMPMEKIMHIFDDTKAWNLPVVDTEGTYIGFVSKSKIFNAYREVLVDTFTGD
- the nifJ gene encoding pyruvate:ferredoxin (flavodoxin) oxidoreductase, with the translated sequence MAREKKFLTCDGNQAAAHISYMFSEVAAIYPITPSSTMAEYVDEWAAAGRKNIFGETVLVQEMQSEGGAAGAVHGSLQAGALTSTYTASQGLLLMIPNMYKIAGEFLPCVFHVSARTLASHALSIFGDHQDVMAVRQTGFAMLAEGSVQEVMDLAGVAHLATIKSRVPFVSFFDGFRTSHEIQKIEKLDNEDLAPLIDQKALAEFRARALNPMNPVARGMAENPDHFFQHREAGNRFYDEVPAIVEEYMEEIYKLTGRKYGLFNYYGAEDADRVIIAMGSVTEAAREAIDHLVANGEKVGMVAVHLYRPFSAKHFLAAVPKTVKRIAVLDRTKEPGANGEPLYLDVKDCFYGRENAPIIVGGRYGLSSKDTTPAQIISVFENLALNEPKNHFTVGIVDDVTFTSLPMKEEIALGGEGMFEAKFYGLGADGTVGANKNSVKIIGDNTDKYCQAYFSYDSKKSGGFTCSHLRFGDHPIRSTYLVNTPNFVACHVQAYLHMYDVTRGLRKNGSFLLNTIWEGDDLVRNLPVKVKKYFAKNNITVYYMNATEIAQQIGLGNRTNTILQSAFFRITGVIPVDLAVEQMKKFIVKSYGRKGEDVVNKNYAAVDRGGEYKQLTVDPAWADLPDDPRAANSAPAFINEVVRTINAQDGDQLPVSAFKGREDGTWMQGTAYYEKRGVATFVPEWNMDNCIQCNQCAYVCPHAAIRPFVLDEEEQKGANFPQLKAQGKTFAGMNFRIQVDVLDCTGCSNCVDVCPGKKGEKALGMKHLETQMDQVPNWNYCVDHVKTKQHLVDTKANAKNSQFATPLFEFSGACAGCGETPYVKLVTQLYGDREMVANATGCSSIYSGSVPSTPYTKNDMGRGPAWANSLFEDFCEFGLGMELANEKMRERIVKLFKQAIENEHTPAEAKELMQAWIDNMFDADKTKELAPQLEVMIDRGIKEADCSVCKELKGLTQYLIKRSQWIIGGDGASYDIGYGGLDHVIASGKDVNILVLDTEVYSNTGGQSSKSTPVGAIAKFAAAGKRVRKKDLGLMATTYGYVYVAQIAMGADQAQTLRAIREAEAYPGPSLIIAYSPCINHGLKAGMGKSQTEKSRPWLAATGSSGATIRSLRPKARTPSSSTARRRTSTSSRTSSRARCVTLPS
- a CDS encoding sugar transferase produces the protein MNRRRQRLLYLSSDFVTAAVAWAVLNVVRFHEVARYDFGTLADFLGYRQVIQVQLIVPFFWLALYFLSGYYNRPFGKSRIEEAFTTFVSVGLGCVVIFFVVILNDLPRSFDVYYIIFFTYCALQFVLTYLGRNMITNHALRMVRRGLWVTDVLVIGTGQHAPEARRDLERLGYRVEGFVGQPSTAEGVQETLGCISDLPALMASRTAHELALVVEPGGDADAVHILYSLYRYKCPVKIWAAKNSPLGRVGARTIHGIPLIDATDNNFSEAGKNLKWLADKIVSAIALLLLSPVYAYLAIGVKRSSPGPVLFRQERIGRGGRPFTIYKFRTMYVGADRDGHQLTQQDDDRVTPFGGFLRKYRLDELPQFWNVLIGDMSLVGPRPEQRYYIDRIVRTAPYFYLLHNVRPGITSWGMVKYGYADTVEKMIERLDYDILYYENMSLALDLTILIYTVRTVVTGKGV